A single genomic interval of Rosistilla ulvae harbors:
- a CDS encoding serine/threonine-protein kinase: MSDSRKDVDDQARRAAGYERALASDSDPVDVRFEQEHAKTARVLRMLNTVFERAEVPPPEPVLPEKIGRFEVSGLLGRGGMGTVYQARDPELDRDVAIKVARVDGTDPAEMHRRLHREARAVATLDHPGIVPVYEIGTTDQGQRFLVMALCEGETLGAWIERQTGPIDPILAARTIADVVDAVQYGHQHNVLHRDLKPANVLLFPNRENGDSNSLPWIPRVTDFGLACSIDQRLKETGSSVMLGTPLYMSPEQAHGGDGEAGQATDIFSIGAILYHLLTGSPPFAASNYPAVLMRLQNDTPVPISQVLPEIDKDLATICMKCLERVPEDRYSRSADLAADLHRFLEGDAISARAQSPWHRLRRWSQRPARVSDLSAAIILVVCARIFFGIAGLVAIPMYGQSVFNPSDMVESLLVHGLVIIPCELWTIWAARQNQQRRLSPGLYWIAYLLTIAWCCVTWMIASGVSGASSWYDRNPDARLMTFLMISILYGAQTICWYLADWRRIEPGTSQRRWRTLKRLALMGPVLAFAAVMLW; encoded by the coding sequence GTGAGCGATTCCCGCAAAGACGTCGACGACCAAGCCCGCCGCGCAGCCGGATATGAACGTGCGCTCGCTTCGGATTCGGATCCAGTTGACGTTCGTTTTGAACAGGAACACGCCAAGACGGCCCGTGTGCTGCGGATGCTGAATACTGTTTTTGAGCGGGCCGAAGTGCCCCCGCCGGAACCTGTTCTGCCCGAGAAAATCGGACGCTTTGAAGTGTCGGGTTTGTTGGGACGCGGAGGGATGGGAACGGTCTATCAAGCGCGTGACCCCGAACTGGACCGTGACGTCGCGATCAAGGTGGCCCGCGTCGATGGCACTGACCCGGCCGAAATGCATCGTCGATTGCACCGCGAGGCGCGTGCGGTCGCGACGCTCGATCATCCCGGCATTGTTCCGGTCTATGAGATCGGGACGACCGATCAGGGACAGCGTTTTCTGGTGATGGCCCTGTGCGAGGGGGAGACGCTTGGGGCTTGGATCGAGCGGCAAACCGGCCCCATCGATCCGATACTTGCGGCGCGAACGATCGCTGACGTCGTCGATGCAGTTCAGTACGGCCACCAGCACAATGTGCTACACCGCGACCTAAAGCCGGCGAATGTTCTGTTGTTTCCCAACCGCGAGAACGGCGATTCCAACTCGCTGCCTTGGATCCCACGGGTGACCGATTTTGGGTTGGCATGCTCGATCGATCAGCGTCTAAAAGAAACCGGCAGCAGCGTCATGCTGGGCACCCCGCTGTATATGTCTCCCGAGCAAGCCCATGGAGGCGATGGAGAGGCAGGGCAGGCGACGGACATCTTTTCGATCGGGGCAATCTTGTACCATCTACTCACCGGATCGCCGCCATTTGCAGCGTCGAATTATCCGGCGGTATTGATGCGATTGCAGAACGACACGCCGGTGCCCATTTCGCAGGTGCTGCCAGAAATCGACAAGGATCTCGCCACGATTTGCATGAAGTGTCTGGAGAGAGTGCCTGAGGATCGGTACTCGCGTAGTGCGGATCTGGCCGCCGACCTACATCGATTTTTGGAGGGGGATGCCATCTCCGCACGCGCTCAGAGCCCGTGGCATCGATTGCGGCGGTGGAGCCAACGTCCCGCGCGGGTTTCCGATCTGTCGGCGGCGATCATCCTTGTCGTCTGCGCTCGGATTTTCTTTGGGATCGCAGGCTTGGTGGCGATTCCGATGTACGGTCAATCCGTCTTCAATCCGAGTGACATGGTTGAATCGTTGTTGGTCCATGGCTTGGTGATCATTCCGTGCGAGTTATGGACCATTTGGGCTGCGCGTCAAAACCAGCAACGTCGGCTCTCACCGGGTTTATATTGGATCGCGTATCTGCTTACGATCGCGTGGTGTTGCGTCACATGGATGATTGCCAGTGGCGTCTCGGGAGCGTCGTCATGGTACGATCGTAATCCCGATGCGCGTTTAATGACGTTCTTGATGATCAGTATCTTATATGGCGCCCAAACGATCTGTTGGTACCTCGCAGACTGGCGCAGGATAGAACCCGGGACGTCGCAACGACGCTGGCGGACCCTCAAACGCCTTGCCCTGATGGGACCGGTTCTCGCATTCGCAGCCGTGATGCTCTGGTAG
- a CDS encoding DUF1559 family PulG-like putative transporter, whose amino-acid sequence MKHSQPMRVGFTLVELLVVIAIIGILVGLLLPAVQAAREAARRMQCSNNLKQQGLALHNHHDTYRKFPNGASRSNGPNWRFYILPGLEEENLYDQVDQGAHVLSGCNSSSSYGQQATGNNLILIDLTVPTYKCPSSALPSNEPGGNMCNYDRLQTHDYVGISGAFPDPANRTNVCSTGASYGVYCNTGVLVPEKELSFRDITDGTSNAILVAEQSGRVGTNDYRNNYHGGWRGWSSSGDVSTKTGAHHIAGVTTVASVINAKTAQSGGNTVPKSDRPYAGNTILNSFHPGGIQVLLADGSVRFLAETLEFTTLSRLSVRDDGNVLAEF is encoded by the coding sequence ATGAAACACTCTCAACCGATGCGCGTCGGCTTTACGCTAGTAGAACTACTTGTTGTTATTGCCATTATTGGAATCTTGGTTGGGCTGCTTTTGCCAGCTGTGCAGGCAGCTCGGGAAGCGGCGCGGCGGATGCAATGCAGCAACAATCTCAAGCAGCAGGGACTGGCGCTGCACAATCACCACGACACCTACAGGAAATTCCCTAACGGAGCGTCGCGATCCAACGGGCCCAACTGGCGTTTTTATATCTTACCAGGACTGGAAGAGGAGAACCTTTACGACCAAGTTGACCAGGGTGCCCATGTGCTATCGGGATGCAATTCTAGCAGCAGCTACGGACAACAGGCGACCGGCAATAATTTGATTTTGATCGACCTGACGGTGCCTACCTATAAATGTCCCTCGAGCGCCCTGCCATCCAACGAACCGGGAGGCAACATGTGCAATTACGATCGTCTGCAAACCCACGATTACGTCGGCATCAGCGGAGCGTTTCCCGATCCGGCAAATCGCACGAATGTTTGTTCAACCGGAGCTTCGTACGGCGTGTACTGCAACACGGGAGTGCTTGTCCCAGAGAAGGAACTCAGCTTCCGCGACATTACCGATGGCACGTCCAACGCGATTCTCGTCGCCGAACAATCGGGGCGTGTAGGAACCAATGACTATCGCAACAACTACCACGGTGGCTGGCGCGGATGGTCAAGTTCCGGCGACGTATCGACCAAGACAGGGGCACATCACATCGCCGGCGTCACGACGGTGGCCTCCGTGATCAATGCGAAAACCGCGCAATCCGGTGGCAATACAGTCCCAAAATCGGATAGGCCCTATGCTGGCAATACCATTCTCAATTCCTTCCACCCGGGCGGTATCCAAGTGTTGCTGGCAGACGGTTCGGTCCGTTTCTTGGCTGAGACATTGGAATTCACCACGCTCAGCCGACTCTCTGTCCGCGATGACGGCAATGTCCTTGCTGAGTTCTAA
- a CDS encoding sialidase family protein, producing MNLQTRLFHMVLLATLVTNLAASEPNGSPADKNGAVVDAVPRGGERRDGERAAGSPVYLAANEMSIATGKPSLVLMSSGSTHIPIWSLSGGTTGQSVAGIVSGFPNDCVAVKVEIFVTTTDPTTRPEYNDVYRVHLSQMVEDAPFTDKYFLGKPVPTALPAAPFYSRTIVLESYYEVDPQAPLTVRIQREPGDPNDSFTRPAGLAMVKVTPLKALAEPHVVQDVSGYNSWPMIQAIGEKLVCVYSRGTAHSIKEDVRAVFARTSNDGGKTWTAESTVADTPGDGEVTVAKGLDSTGAMLLWVRRIGKQWNHDLYRTTDGVTFTRVATPELAVQPMQITDVFAVPTVGLMSLWFAGDYSDAATQSWGTMTSRDDGVTWTQTTIESGLTKADWPTEPSAVYLGDGRILAVGRTEIAQGQFQLISTDYGATWKRSQTNILDVRASTPSLILDAETGLLSNYYYERGRGILRRRVVDPDRVFDHPLAWPASEAVAIASPIAWDSGNANATVIGSQHYVAFYSGEAPDTSVLVSELPAPTASNSHSLRPRPGSTRK from the coding sequence ATGAATCTGCAAACACGACTCTTCCACATGGTGCTGCTTGCCACCCTCGTCACCAACCTCGCGGCGAGTGAACCCAACGGATCACCCGCTGACAAAAACGGAGCTGTTGTCGACGCGGTGCCTCGCGGAGGGGAGCGCCGAGACGGCGAACGTGCTGCGGGCTCGCCTGTCTACCTGGCGGCGAACGAGATGTCGATCGCGACGGGCAAACCCTCGTTGGTGCTGATGTCCAGCGGATCCACTCACATTCCCATCTGGTCGCTTTCGGGTGGCACAACGGGGCAGTCGGTCGCTGGAATCGTGAGCGGATTCCCGAACGACTGTGTCGCGGTGAAAGTCGAGATTTTTGTCACGACGACAGATCCGACAACCCGCCCCGAATACAACGACGTCTACCGAGTCCATCTGTCGCAGATGGTGGAGGATGCCCCGTTCACCGACAAGTATTTTTTGGGCAAGCCCGTTCCAACTGCGCTTCCCGCCGCGCCGTTTTACTCTCGAACGATCGTGCTGGAATCGTATTACGAAGTCGATCCGCAAGCTCCGTTGACGGTGCGGATCCAGCGGGAACCGGGCGATCCTAACGATTCGTTCACGCGGCCCGCGGGCCTAGCCATGGTCAAGGTGACGCCGCTGAAGGCACTTGCCGAGCCACACGTCGTGCAAGACGTAAGCGGCTACAACTCGTGGCCGATGATCCAGGCGATCGGCGAGAAACTTGTCTGCGTTTACAGCCGAGGCACAGCTCATTCGATCAAAGAGGATGTCCGCGCCGTCTTCGCACGCACCTCCAACGATGGCGGAAAAACATGGACGGCGGAGTCGACTGTCGCCGACACGCCGGGAGATGGAGAGGTCACCGTCGCCAAGGGACTCGATTCCACGGGAGCGATGCTGCTGTGGGTGCGGCGAATTGGGAAGCAGTGGAACCACGACCTCTATCGAACCACCGATGGGGTGACCTTCACGCGCGTCGCGACGCCGGAGCTTGCGGTGCAGCCGATGCAAATCACGGACGTCTTCGCGGTTCCCACGGTCGGGCTGATGTCGCTGTGGTTCGCGGGAGACTACAGCGACGCTGCGACGCAATCATGGGGAACGATGACCAGCCGCGACGACGGAGTCACGTGGACGCAGACCACCATCGAATCGGGATTGACCAAAGCGGATTGGCCGACCGAACCCTCGGCGGTTTATCTGGGCGACGGCAGGATCCTGGCTGTGGGAAGGACGGAGATCGCGCAGGGGCAATTCCAGCTGATCTCGACCGATTACGGAGCGACTTGGAAGCGTTCCCAAACCAACATCCTCGATGTCCGAGCCTCCACGCCCAGCTTGATCCTGGACGCCGAAACGGGTTTGCTGAGCAATTATTATTACGAACGTGGCAGAGGAATCTTGCGGCGCCGAGTCGTCGATCCCGACCGCGTGTTCGACCATCCGCTCGCCTGGCCAGCATCGGAGGCAGTCGCCATCGCGAGTCCCATCGCATGGGATTCGGGGAACGCAAACGCCACCGTGATCGGAAGCCAACACTACGTTGCTTTCTATTCCGGCGAGGCTCCCGACACGTCCGTTCTCGTTTCGGAGCTCCCGGCACCAACTGCATCGAATTCGCATTCACTCCGACCGCGTCCCGGATCGACGCGGAAATAG
- a CDS encoding PAS domain-containing sensor histidine kinase — protein MPYSHLRDGSLNDVFFRIVANSTYDWESWHDPHGKLVWVNDAVKRVTGYTSQQCMAMTDYPLPIVAEKDRPRIQRMLDDAVAGKSHNDLEFEILTCDGQARWMAVSWQSMYADDGKHLGFRTSVRDITDRQGLKDQLRLYTEHLEQLVQERTGRIAQLEKHRQQMEKLAALGELAAGVAHEVNNPLAGIRNAFALFRDSLTPEHEHYDLLELVDKEIERISSIIHQMYQLYRRSPQQSFEFSIEKSIRDVATLCDPIARRHQVTLVTDFDTEGEIVRLPEGELKQVLFNLIRNAIQASQPQQSVKLSLEAEPDKVRILVSDAGCGIGEASLNHIFEPFFTTKSELKEGMGLGLSVSRNFVEGMNGSLTVQSRVGHGSTFAVTLPRRIETA, from the coding sequence ATGCCGTACTCCCACCTCCGCGATGGGTCCCTCAACGACGTCTTCTTTCGTATCGTCGCCAACTCGACCTATGATTGGGAAAGTTGGCACGATCCGCACGGGAAATTGGTCTGGGTCAACGATGCGGTGAAACGGGTGACTGGGTATACGTCGCAGCAGTGCATGGCGATGACCGATTATCCGTTGCCAATCGTCGCTGAAAAAGATCGTCCGCGGATTCAAAGGATGCTCGACGATGCGGTTGCGGGAAAGTCGCACAACGATCTCGAGTTCGAGATCCTCACCTGCGACGGGCAAGCGCGCTGGATGGCCGTTTCTTGGCAGTCGATGTATGCCGACGACGGCAAACATCTCGGCTTTCGTACCAGCGTTCGCGACATCACCGATCGTCAGGGACTCAAGGACCAATTGCGGCTCTACACCGAACACCTGGAACAATTGGTGCAAGAGCGGACCGGACGGATCGCACAACTGGAGAAACATCGCCAGCAGATGGAGAAACTTGCCGCCTTGGGCGAACTTGCCGCTGGCGTTGCCCACGAAGTCAACAATCCGTTGGCTGGGATTCGCAATGCGTTCGCTCTGTTCCGCGACAGTTTGACGCCTGAGCACGAGCATTACGATCTGTTGGAGTTGGTCGACAAGGAGATCGAACGGATCAGTTCGATCATTCACCAGATGTATCAACTTTATCGCCGCAGCCCCCAACAGTCGTTTGAGTTTTCGATCGAAAAGTCGATCCGCGACGTGGCGACGTTATGCGATCCGATCGCGCGGCGACATCAGGTGACGCTGGTTACCGATTTTGATACCGAAGGAGAGATCGTCCGTTTGCCCGAAGGGGAATTGAAGCAGGTCCTGTTCAATCTGATTCGCAACGCGATCCAAGCCTCGCAGCCGCAGCAATCGGTTAAGCTCTCTTTGGAGGCCGAACCGGACAAGGTGCGAATCCTTGTCAGCGATGCGGGGTGTGGTATCGGTGAAGCCTCGCTGAATCATATTTTCGAACCCTTTTTCACCACCAAAAGCGAATTGAAGGAAGGCATGGGGCTAGGGTTGTCGGTGTCGCGAAACTTTGTCGAAGGGATGAACGGTAGCCTGACGGTACAATCTCGCGTCGGGCACGGCAGCACGTTTGCGGTGACGTTGCCTCGGAGGATAGAAACAGCATGA
- a CDS encoding sigma-54-dependent transcriptional regulator yields the protein MTNPTQKILVADDEPLYLRTTGDLLRKAGYACVCVSNATEAMRRLREESFDLVLSDLSMPGNFKLELLHDQRNHRPTVPIVVITGVPTLPSAIESIRLGITDYLLKPVKFEDLLACVRRVLASAENKSTRPPVPVRGRDELETLFPHMIGKSEPMLELFEIIDRVAPTDTNVLITGESGTGKEIVASTIHSHSHRSDGKFQVIDCTAVPESLFESMLFGHKRGSFTGAVGEAEGLLKQCDGGTAFIDELGELPVALQAKLLRAVQEQTFIPVGSHTPVTVDTRFVCATNRDLEMEVAAGRFRQDLYYRLGVIHIEMPPLRNRGNDILLLADALLDSLRPPNSAVEGFSDDAREALLQYDWPGNIRELRNLIERALTLAPGPLVTTADLPGKVHSSSASGSHFSVLREHVSSLDASPSPTATLPAALSNASREEAMEAAEYQYLVGLMEIHAGNVSEAARQAGLSRQGLHKLLKKHDINAAQFRS from the coding sequence ATGACCAACCCGACCCAGAAAATTCTTGTCGCCGATGACGAACCGCTCTACCTGAGGACCACTGGCGATCTGCTTCGCAAGGCCGGCTATGCATGTGTCTGCGTTTCCAATGCGACCGAAGCGATGCGGCGGTTGCGTGAAGAATCGTTCGACCTCGTGTTGTCGGATCTCAGTATGCCGGGCAATTTCAAGCTGGAACTGCTGCACGATCAACGCAACCACCGCCCGACAGTCCCGATCGTAGTGATCACCGGCGTGCCGACGCTCCCTTCGGCGATCGAAAGCATTCGCTTGGGGATCACCGATTATCTGTTGAAGCCTGTCAAGTTCGAAGACCTTTTGGCCTGTGTACGACGTGTGCTCGCCAGCGCTGAAAACAAATCGACGCGTCCCCCCGTTCCGGTGCGCGGTCGCGATGAATTGGAAACGTTGTTCCCGCATATGATCGGCAAAAGCGAACCGATGTTGGAACTGTTCGAGATCATCGACCGCGTGGCTCCCACCGACACCAATGTCTTGATCACTGGCGAGAGCGGTACGGGGAAAGAGATTGTCGCCAGTACGATTCATTCGCACAGCCATCGCAGCGACGGCAAGTTCCAAGTCATCGACTGCACCGCGGTTCCCGAATCGTTGTTCGAATCGATGCTGTTTGGGCACAAGCGAGGGTCGTTTACCGGCGCGGTCGGCGAGGCCGAAGGGCTGTTGAAACAATGCGATGGCGGAACGGCGTTCATCGATGAACTGGGCGAACTCCCCGTGGCCCTGCAAGCAAAACTGTTGAGAGCCGTCCAGGAGCAGACCTTCATTCCCGTCGGCAGCCACACGCCGGTGACCGTCGATACGCGGTTTGTTTGTGCCACCAACCGCGATTTGGAAATGGAAGTCGCCGCGGGACGCTTTCGCCAGGATCTGTATTACCGCTTGGGAGTGATCCATATCGAAATGCCACCATTGCGAAATCGCGGCAACGATATCTTGCTGCTCGCCGATGCGCTGTTGGATAGCTTGCGTCCGCCGAATTCGGCTGTCGAAGGTTTTTCCGACGACGCCCGCGAAGCGCTGCTGCAATACGACTGGCCGGGAAACATCCGCGAGCTTCGCAATCTCATCGAACGCGCGCTCACGCTGGCCCCTGGCCCACTCGTGACCACCGCCGATTTGCCCGGAAAAGTGCACTCCTCATCCGCCTCCGGTTCGCATTTCAGCGTCCTTCGGGAGCACGTATCGTCGCTCGATGCATCCCCCTCCCCCACCGCAACTCTACCCGCCGCGCTCTCTAACGCGTCGCGCGAGGAAGCGATGGAAGCGGCCGAGTACCAGTATCTGGTTGGTTTGATGGAAATCCACGCCGGCAACGTTTCCGAAGCGGCGCGACAAGCGGGGCTGTCGCGGCAAGGCCTGCACAAACTGCTCAAAAAACATGACATCAATGCGGCGCAGTTTCGCTCCTAA
- a CDS encoding GTP-binding protein, protein MTSPIRFIMIGGFLGAGKTTLIQQLARRFQADGKHVCIVTNDQAAGLVDTELLKSQGFEVNEVAGSCFCCNFDGLTDAMDEFESRRRPDVILAEPVGSCTDLIATIAIPMMERLGEKFVHSPYAVILKPKHGLKILSGTGGGFSEKAEYIFRKQLEESEIILLNRIDELSDGEVDELKARVDEQYPGRQVICISAKTGENLDALYEAFQQLASPREATMEVDYDVYADGEAELGWLNATAVFESPSPMPLDRVAVELVEHLRQSLSKVGAEPGHLKVLCSGNDDVSVANLIDSDSATVLSVSSAANAAKATAIINARVRLAPEELRQLVDAAVSATAAIFSAQADVEQLESFRPGRPTPTHRVQY, encoded by the coding sequence ATGACATCCCCTATCCGTTTCATCATGATCGGCGGCTTTCTTGGCGCTGGTAAAACGACGCTGATTCAACAGCTGGCCCGGCGTTTTCAAGCCGATGGCAAACACGTTTGCATCGTGACCAACGATCAAGCCGCAGGGCTGGTCGATACGGAGCTGTTGAAGAGCCAAGGCTTTGAAGTCAACGAGGTCGCCGGCTCCTGCTTCTGCTGCAACTTCGACGGGCTGACCGACGCGATGGACGAATTCGAATCGCGTCGTCGCCCCGACGTGATCCTTGCCGAACCGGTTGGCAGTTGCACCGATCTGATCGCCACGATCGCGATTCCGATGATGGAGCGGTTGGGCGAAAAATTCGTTCACAGCCCCTACGCCGTGATCTTAAAACCGAAGCACGGCTTGAAGATCCTTTCGGGAACTGGCGGTGGGTTTTCGGAAAAGGCGGAATACATCTTCCGCAAGCAGTTGGAAGAATCGGAGATCATTCTACTGAACCGGATCGACGAACTGTCCGACGGGGAAGTCGACGAACTGAAGGCTCGCGTCGACGAACAGTATCCGGGGCGTCAAGTGATTTGCATCTCGGCCAAGACGGGCGAGAACCTGGACGCGTTGTACGAAGCGTTTCAACAACTCGCTTCGCCGCGCGAGGCCACGATGGAGGTCGATTACGACGTCTACGCCGATGGCGAAGCGGAGCTTGGCTGGTTGAACGCCACGGCCGTCTTTGAAAGCCCGTCGCCGATGCCCTTGGATCGCGTTGCCGTTGAACTTGTCGAGCATCTGCGACAAAGCTTGTCAAAGGTCGGCGCCGAACCAGGCCACCTAAAGGTACTCTGCAGCGGCAACGACGATGTCAGCGTCGCCAATCTGATCGACAGCGATTCTGCGACGGTGCTGTCGGTTTCCAGCGCAGCGAACGCGGCGAAGGCGACAGCAATCATCAACGCGCGCGTTCGGCTGGCCCCCGAGGAACTGCGGCAATTGGTCGACGCAGCGGTCTCCGCCACCGCGGCGATCTTCTCCGCCCAAGCGGATGTGGAGCAATTGGAAAGCTTTCGACCGGGCCGACCAACGCCGACGCATCGCGTGCAGTACTAG
- a CDS encoding ArsR/SmtB family transcription factor yields the protein MANSNPSDEDRCAVYLKAIADSLRLQIVRALQSGPLSVSDLALALDQEIGTVSHHLRVLYHANLVTTQREGKFIYYSLNQGVLGGQAKTRRGALDFGCCKLDMGPASGD from the coding sequence GTGGCAAATTCAAATCCCTCCGACGAAGACCGTTGTGCTGTTTACCTCAAGGCGATAGCGGATTCGCTGCGGTTGCAAATCGTCCGCGCGCTGCAATCAGGCCCGTTGAGTGTTTCCGACCTCGCGTTGGCGCTCGACCAAGAGATCGGGACCGTTTCGCACCATCTGCGCGTGCTCTACCACGCGAACCTTGTCACCACCCAGCGCGAGGGGAAGTTTATCTATTACTCACTGAACCAAGGTGTTCTGGGCGGCCAGGCGAAAACACGGCGCGGCGCGTTGGACTTCGGTTGCTGCAAGTTGGATATGGGCCCTGCATCAGGAGACTGA
- a CDS encoding ferritin-like domain-containing protein, which translates to MRTRSRDTPAVCDVSLQPASGPIDALDDALTGCLSNAIIDSFRSVRRKVLSGRSTLKRGQLRLTFKTTEYIEKPADNAIFWSSAWPVISIGFKCTPTITDCFQLKRKLIMASQELITQLNEILKHEWTGVAQYSQAGFIIEGVWREVYADRFLGDAKESFGHAQLVGDKIVALGGVPVATRNEIRQSRDLQEVLQFSLEFEAKAVEMYEKALELAEGNRPLVIFLEDILKDEQEGVDEYTKLLRNSSAAGAAATHSAKKSG; encoded by the coding sequence TTGAGGACGCGAAGTCGCGATACCCCGGCGGTTTGTGATGTTAGTCTGCAGCCTGCCTCCGGTCCGATCGACGCACTCGACGATGCTTTGACGGGGTGCCTTTCGAACGCAATTATTGACTCTTTCCGAAGCGTCCGCCGGAAAGTTTTATCCGGCCGCTCGACACTCAAACGCGGGCAACTGAGACTCACTTTCAAGACCACGGAATATATCGAAAAACCAGCGGATAACGCCATTTTCTGGTCTTCTGCTTGGCCTGTAATCTCGATAGGCTTCAAGTGTACCCCAACGATTACAGACTGCTTCCAGCTCAAAAGGAAACTCATCATGGCAAGCCAAGAACTGATCACCCAACTGAACGAAATTCTCAAGCACGAATGGACCGGCGTCGCACAATACTCGCAGGCCGGATTCATCATTGAAGGTGTCTGGCGCGAAGTTTACGCCGACCGTTTTCTCGGCGACGCGAAGGAATCGTTTGGCCACGCGCAACTGGTCGGCGACAAGATCGTCGCATTGGGTGGCGTGCCCGTTGCAACTCGCAACGAGATCCGACAATCGCGCGACCTGCAAGAGGTTCTGCAGTTCAGCCTGGAATTCGAAGCCAAGGCGGTAGAAATGTACGAAAAAGCCTTGGAACTCGCTGAAGGAAATCGCCCCTTGGTGATCTTCCTGGAAGATATCCTCAAGGACGAACAAGAGGGCGTGGACGAATACACCAAGCTGCTGCGTAATTCGTCAGCTGCCGGTGCCGCTGCGACCCACTCGGCCAAGAAGTCCGGCTAA
- a CDS encoding 3-keto-disaccharide hydrolase gives MNRFRIPGVSLPPAPHSASTSPTKSSWLGKLTSLKRWQFAWLYISLVAGSAIAKEAKPDPNVTAAQAVAARLTDAATWTELFNGKDLTGWQGDTKGYVAQDGVLVCQKGAKLLLSEKEYGDFAFQFEFKLEPSGNNGIGIRVPAGGHPSTDGMEIQILDHDGDKYNAQIDLGNGKTQRINKLKPWQVHGSVYGIFPAKTGYLKPVGQWNTQTIVAIEDHIIVILNGAVIVDVFLDDQMPIDGKSHPGKDVRKGHLVLSGHNDHVEFRNLKIADYSVSPPIATSKVDNTPPPGFVSLFNGKDLSGWKGLADGNANRRRALAGKELEAAQAAADEVMRAHWSVVDGVLTYDGKGQSLCTDKDYGDFEMYIDWKIPPGADSGLYLRGTPQVQIWDPWDPRVKPGQSPPADALAWVAAYRNGRNLGSGGLWNNKRWRNAPTTLADNPPGQWNTFFIRMVGEKVSIWLNKKLIVDRVALENYWDKTGKEPLARADQIELQHHGSELFFKNIYLRELPY, from the coding sequence ATGAATAGGTTCCGCATCCCCGGCGTCTCGCTCCCCCCAGCCCCACACTCTGCATCGACTTCGCCGACCAAGTCTTCCTGGCTTGGGAAGCTGACCAGCTTGAAGCGGTGGCAGTTCGCTTGGCTCTACATCAGCCTGGTTGCCGGTTCGGCGATCGCAAAGGAGGCCAAGCCCGATCCGAACGTGACGGCGGCCCAAGCGGTCGCTGCCCGGCTCACCGATGCGGCGACCTGGACGGAGCTATTTAACGGCAAAGATCTGACCGGTTGGCAGGGAGACACCAAGGGCTATGTTGCCCAGGATGGCGTATTGGTTTGTCAGAAAGGAGCCAAACTGCTGCTCAGCGAGAAGGAGTACGGTGACTTTGCGTTCCAGTTCGAATTCAAGTTGGAACCCAGCGGCAACAACGGAATCGGGATTCGAGTTCCCGCCGGTGGGCACCCATCGACCGACGGGATGGAGATTCAAATCCTCGATCACGACGGTGACAAATACAACGCACAGATCGATCTGGGAAATGGGAAAACGCAACGCATCAACAAACTGAAGCCGTGGCAGGTCCATGGTTCGGTTTACGGCATCTTCCCCGCAAAAACAGGGTACCTGAAACCGGTTGGCCAATGGAACACGCAGACGATTGTCGCGATCGAAGACCACATCATCGTGATCCTTAACGGAGCGGTCATCGTCGACGTCTTCCTGGACGACCAAATGCCGATCGATGGCAAATCGCATCCAGGCAAGGATGTTCGCAAAGGCCATCTGGTGCTGTCCGGGCACAACGACCACGTCGAATTCCGCAACCTGAAGATCGCCGATTACAGCGTCTCGCCCCCCATTGCCACATCGAAAGTCGACAACACACCGCCGCCAGGTTTTGTCAGCCTGTTCAACGGCAAAGACCTCAGCGGCTGGAAGGGGCTCGCCGATGGCAATGCCAATCGCCGCCGTGCACTAGCGGGCAAGGAACTGGAAGCGGCCCAAGCGGCGGCCGACGAGGTCATGCGGGCGCACTGGAGCGTCGTCGATGGCGTGCTGACCTACGACGGCAAGGGACAAAGCCTGTGTACCGACAAAGACTACGGCGACTTTGAAATGTACATCGATTGGAAGATTCCCCCCGGAGCCGATTCGGGTCTGTATCTGCGAGGCACGCCGCAAGTTCAAATCTGGGACCCCTGGGATCCACGCGTGAAACCGGGCCAGTCGCCTCCCGCCGACGCCCTCGCATGGGTCGCCGCCTACCGCAACGGCCGCAATCTCGGTTCGGGAGGACTTTGGAACAACAAGCGTTGGCGAAACGCTCCCACCACGCTGGCCGACAATCCGCCGGGGCAATGGAACACGTTTTTCATTCGCATGGTGGGCGAAAAGGTCAGCATCTGGCTGAACAAAAAACTGATCGTCGATCGCGTGGCGCTGGAAAATTACTGGGACAAGACCGGCAAGGAACCGCTCGCCCGAGCGGACCAGATCGAACTGCAACACCATGGCAGCGAGCTGTTCTTCAAGAACATCTACCTCCGCGAACTCCCCTATTGA